The nucleotide sequence GCCACCCGCAATGGGCATCGAATTTGTCTTTTGAACTGAATAACGGTTTGCCGGACACGATGTCGACATAAATGCCTTCTTCAAAATGCTGGTCGTATTCCCCTTGGAAAGGCGGCTCGGTGCCGTTTTCCTGTGTGACGTGGTATTGCATCGGCGTCAATTTTGCTTTTAGTTCTTCCTTCATGCTTGTCCACCCCAATTTTTTTCGATAAATCCTGCCCGTCCAGACCCTACGGAATAGCGGTTATAATGGGCAGGGTTTTTCTTATAATAATCCTGATGGTAACCCTCCGCCAAATAAAACGGCTTGGCTTCCAAAATTTTCGTCGCAATCGGTTTGGAGAACTTTCCTGAATTCTCCAAATCGTGCTTGGATTGTTCTGCAGCGATCCGCTGCTCTTCGGAATGGTAGAAAATAGCCGTTTGGTAAGACTGGCCGCGGTCGAAAAACTGGCCCCCTGCATCGGTCGGATCAATTTGGCTCCAAAATACCTCCAGCAATTTCTCATATGGAAAAACGTCCGGCTGGAATGTAATCTGGACCGCTTCGTAATGGCCCGTTGTCTCGGAACATACTTGTTCATAAG is from Planococcus liqunii and encodes:
- the msrA gene encoding peptide-methionine (S)-S-oxide reductase MsrA gives rise to the protein MKTEKATFAGGCFWCMVKPFDSYEGIESVVSGYTGGHVENPTYEQVCSETTGHYEAVQITFQPDVFPYEKLLEVFWSQIDPTDAGGQFFDRGQSYQTAIFYHSEEQRIAAEQSKHDLENSGKFSKPIATKILEAKPFYLAEGYHQDYYKKNPAHYNRYSVGSGRAGFIEKNWGGQA